The genomic interval AAGCTGTGCAGGACGCCACTTACCTGAGGATTAAAAGCCTCGAAATAGGATATACGATTCCCCGGAAACTGCTTAGCCATATCGGTGTCAGCAATTGCAGGGCCTATGTCAACAGTTATAACCTGGCCACTTTTACGGGGCTGAAGAACAGTGATCCCGAACATCCCGGCAGTGTAGCCAATGGGGCGGACTGGAACTATTCCCAGGGTGGATATAAGTATCCTATGAACAGAACATTCAGTGTAGGCGCCAGTATCACTTTTTAAACTGCAACAACATGAAGCACAAGCTATATATAAGCATCATCACTATACTGGCGGTATTGTTACAGCCATCCTGTAAAGACCTGGACATCGATCCGCTGAATGTGATCCAGGACAAGGACGTTTTCGCTACAGAAGCGGGGATAAAAGGTTATCTGGCCACGATATACCGCGCCCTGCCCATAGAAGATTTTTACTATCGCCAGGAAGGTTCCGGGTTTAACCGCCAATGGGAACACTTTTATCATCCCGGTGCTCTTTGCGGGGAACTGGTCGGGCCTTATGGCAGTACCTACGACGGGGCCGGTGGCTTTGGCTACTGGCCTTATGGCGATATCCGCACGGTCAATTACTTTATCGAGAACCTGCCCGTTTTCAGTACAGGTTTCTCGCAGGAGCAGATCGATGCCTGGTTGGGCGAGGCCTATTTCTGCAGGGCCTATTTCTATTTTGCGCTGGCTAAGCGCTATGGTGGTATTCCCATTATCAGGAAGGTACAACACTATCCGGAGCAAAGCCTGGAAGAGCTGCAGGTACACCGGGACAAGGAAGTGGATGTCTGGAATTTCATTGGCGATGACCTCGACAGCGCCTACAATAAAATGCCGGCCGTCAGTGAAAGAGGGCGTGCTAACCGTTATGTGGCTGCTGCCCTGAAGTCTAGGGCAATGCTGTATGCAGGTAGTATCGCGAAATATGGCTCGGAGAACTTTGTAGCCGGTGATGCCCGCGATCAGGGATATGCCGGTATCCCGGCGGCTGCAGCGGCAGGATTCTTCCAGAAAGCATGGGATGCGGCAAAGCTGCTGGAAGGGCATTATAGTTTATACCGTAAAAAGACAGATAAGGAACTGAATTATGCAGACCTTTTCCTGGACAAGGAAAGTACCGAAAATATCCTGGTAAGGGATTACTCGCTGACCACCGGTACTGCCCATAGCTGGGATGCTACTATGACCTGCCGTTTCATGACTGCGGACGGCCTTTCCCGCGCCTATCCGACCCTGGAGCTGGTAGAGCGTTTTACCGGACAATTGCCGATCGTGAACGCCGACGGTACGCCCCGCCGTTTCGATAATACCAGTCAGCTGGCGCAGGGACTGGAACCCCGCCTGCTGGCAACCATCTATTTCCCCGGTGCTACACTAAGAGGTAAACAATTCGATATGCAACGTGGCATCTATGAGCATTTTAGCGGTAGCGCTGCTGACGAATTAGGGCAGAACCCTCCGAACCGGCCATTCAGGCACCTGGCAGGTAAGACGGAAACCCTGTTCAACGGCATGCGTATTATCGGTTTTACCGGTATCAGTACTGACAATGATGACCTGACCCGCACTGGTTTCTATGTACGGAAATACATTGATTATAATCGCGCGCAATCCCAATGCGGACTGTATATGAGCACCCAGAGCTGGATAGACCTGCGTTATGCGGAGGTACTGCTGAACAGGGCAGAAGCGGCTGCAGAACTGAACAATATGGCCGATGCCCGGAATGTGATCAATGATATCAGGGACCGTGCAGGCGCTCCGCTGTTAACAGGGGCTTTTACAATAGACACCGTACGCAACGAGCGCTGTAAAGAGCTGGCCTTCGAAAAACAATACTGGTGGGACCTGAGAAGATGGCGCATAGCCGACAAAATGCTGGATAACACGAAGTACCATGCCCTGATGCCATACTATGTTGCAGATGAACAAAAGTACATCTTCCTCCGGGAGCCGGAACCCTTCCAGCGTTCCTACAACTTCGAGAAGAAGTTTTACTATGAACCTATTCCAGGGGGAGAGCTGGGCAAGAACCCGAACCTGTATCCCAATAACCCTAACCACTAATTAAAACGACTACCATGCAAAAGATCATAAAGGGATTGTTTATCTTACTGACTGCTGTAGCAGTATCTTCCTGTACCAAGGAAGATAATTTCGATGGGCCTGATGCCGCTTTTAAAGGAAGGCTGCTTGACAATGATTCAAAAGAGAACTTCCTGACGGAAACAGGCGGCGTTCAGATCAAACTGGAAGAACTGAGCTGGAGCGCTACGCCTACACCGCAGTATATACCTGCTAAAATTGACGGTACCTTTGAAGATACGAAACTGTTCAGCGGGCATTATCGTGTTACGCCTGTCAACGGTGCTTTCTGGCCGGTACAGGGTGTAGAGATGGATATCAATGGAACGACTACCTACGATTTCACGTTGACGCCCTATCTGCGCATTACCCAGTTCACACATGAACTGGAAGGCACTACACTGATCATGCGGTTTAAACTGTCAGCACCTGTGGAGACGGGCCTGCCCAGGATATTGGATGTCAAGCCTTTCGTTAATACGAGCGACTACGTAGGCAGCGGTGCTACCATCAGTCAGTATACCGATCCCAATAAGATCGATATCAATAGTAGCTGGTCTGCCGATATTGCTGCAACAAACTATGAGATCAGAGTACCTAACCTGAAGGCAGCCAGAACATTTTATGCAAGAGTAGGAGTAAGGGTAGATGACAGTTTCAAGCAGTTTAACTATTCACAGATCATTGAAGTTAAAGTACCATAGCGAACTGAGGGGCATTCCGGGCGACTGGTTTGCCCCTTTAAAATGTCGTAATTGCCCCGCCTGCGCAAGTGAAAAGAATTTCATCTTTGTTGTAGTAACAACGCTTTCCATTATTTGTAAACACTAAAAGCACATTGTTATGGAAAAACATGAATTCAAGATCACTATCAATGGTCCCAGGGAAAAGGTCTGGAACGTTCTCTGGGATGACGCTTCCTATCGTGCATGGACATCGGTTTTTGCTCCCGGATCATACGCTAAAACTGACTGGAAAAAGGGCAGTCAGATACAGTTCCTGGATGAAAAGAATGACGGCATGATATCCAGGGTAGAAGAGAATATTCCCAATGAATACATGTCGATAGAACATCTCGGATATGTAAAGAACGGTGTTGAAGACAGGCATAGCGAGGAAGTGAAGAAATGGGCAGGCGCACATGAAAATTATACATTGAAAAATGTAGATGGACAAACAGAGCTGGTGGTGGATATGGATATTGTGGATGAGTATAAAGACTATTTCGTGAAGACCTGGCCTAAGGCGCTGGAAAAAGTAAAAGAGCTGGCGGAACTGCAGTAGCTCCCTCTGTCAGATGTGAATATTATAGCAGGCCGTTCCCCGTCATCGGAGAACGGCTTTTTTG from Chitinophaga filiformis carries:
- a CDS encoding RagB/SusD family nutrient uptake outer membrane protein, whose translation is MKHKLYISIITILAVLLQPSCKDLDIDPLNVIQDKDVFATEAGIKGYLATIYRALPIEDFYYRQEGSGFNRQWEHFYHPGALCGELVGPYGSTYDGAGGFGYWPYGDIRTVNYFIENLPVFSTGFSQEQIDAWLGEAYFCRAYFYFALAKRYGGIPIIRKVQHYPEQSLEELQVHRDKEVDVWNFIGDDLDSAYNKMPAVSERGRANRYVAAALKSRAMLYAGSIAKYGSENFVAGDARDQGYAGIPAAAAAGFFQKAWDAAKLLEGHYSLYRKKTDKELNYADLFLDKESTENILVRDYSLTTGTAHSWDATMTCRFMTADGLSRAYPTLELVERFTGQLPIVNADGTPRRFDNTSQLAQGLEPRLLATIYFPGATLRGKQFDMQRGIYEHFSGSAADELGQNPPNRPFRHLAGKTETLFNGMRIIGFTGISTDNDDLTRTGFYVRKYIDYNRAQSQCGLYMSTQSWIDLRYAEVLLNRAEAAAELNNMADARNVINDIRDRAGAPLLTGAFTIDTVRNERCKELAFEKQYWWDLRRWRIADKMLDNTKYHALMPYYVADEQKYIFLREPEPFQRSYNFEKKFYYEPIPGGELGKNPNLYPNNPNH
- a CDS encoding SRPBCC family protein, with product MEKHEFKITINGPREKVWNVLWDDASYRAWTSVFAPGSYAKTDWKKGSQIQFLDEKNDGMISRVEENIPNEYMSIEHLGYVKNGVEDRHSEEVKKWAGAHENYTLKNVDGQTELVVDMDIVDEYKDYFVKTWPKALEKVKELAELQ
- a CDS encoding DUF3823 domain-containing protein, producing the protein MQKIIKGLFILLTAVAVSSCTKEDNFDGPDAAFKGRLLDNDSKENFLTETGGVQIKLEELSWSATPTPQYIPAKIDGTFEDTKLFSGHYRVTPVNGAFWPVQGVEMDINGTTTYDFTLTPYLRITQFTHELEGTTLIMRFKLSAPVETGLPRILDVKPFVNTSDYVGSGATISQYTDPNKIDINSSWSADIAATNYEIRVPNLKAARTFYARVGVRVDDSFKQFNYSQIIEVKVP